The window TAAATCCACCGATCAGTGAGGGATCCAGCTTTTCTACGATTTCTATTGATTGATCTTTATTCAGGTTCACTTTCGCAAGAATCTGATCGCGGAGTGCAGCATCTATTTTAGTAGCTGTGGTAACATGCACCGTAAGTATTCCCTTTGAATTTTTATACAATTGTATAAACTCCGCTGCGATATCATACAAGTAAAATTCACGACCCTTGCGCGTGATGATATTGATAAAAGCAAGACTTAACGCATCAATTCTGGCTCCAAAGATGGCCTTGATGATCGCATCCTTTTTATCCGTATTGACGATAGGATTTCGCAAAAGGGTAAACAGATCACGGCTGGAATCACAGGTAGCAGTAATCAGTTGCATATCCTCATAAACCTTGTCAGCAATTTTACGCTCCTGCGCCAGTCCCAAAAGGGATTTTGCGTACCGGCGGGCTACTTTAGAATCTGCCATTTATTTTCCTTGATCTTTATTCGTTAGTACTTCAATCGGATTTTCTCGCTTCGTACTTTTAATTTTTAAATAACTATTAACTTCCTTTCGAAATTATTCTATCTCTCACTCAACTCCCAATTCGTACATTCCTAATTCAATTCGTACATTCGTCTAATTCGTTGATTAGTCAATTCGTAATTCGTATTTTCGTAATCCCGCAACGCGGGATATTTTCGTATTTCGTAACCCCCTAGTTCATCTTTACATCCTTCAACATCTCCTGCACCAACGCTTTTTGCTTATCGTCGTTACTGAGTTGCTGACGGATTACTTTCTCTGCAATTTCAATGGAAAGAGTCGCCACCTGATTTTTCAATTCGGTGATGGCCGCCAGTTTCTCATTGGTGATGGCTTCACGAGCGATAGTAATCATGCGATCGCCTTCCGTTTGTGCTTTGGAACGGGCTTCGTTCACGATCATATCTTTTGTCTCGCGCGCTTCTTTCAAAATCAAATCTCTTTCATTGCGTGCTTCTTGCAAAATGCGTTCATTCTCTGCTTTGAGATTGGCTACATCTTCCTTCGCTTTCTTTGCCGCATTGAGTGCTTCTTCAATAGAAGTCTCCCGCTCTTTTAAAGAAGAAAGAATCGGACCCCAGGCGAATTTGCGCATCAGGAATACGACAATCAGGAAGGAGATGGACATCCAGAATATTAGACCGAATTCGGGTTTTACGAGTTCCATAGTATTTCGTAATAATCGTTGGGGAGATCCCCTTTATATTGATGAATAATTTTTGAATTAAACCGGCACTCGACCAAGCGTCGCTCTGCCGGTTTTTGTTGTTTTTACAATCGCTTATTTGGTAAGGATTGCAAGCAGGCCGATTACCATCGCGAAGAAGGCAGCTCCTTCAACGAGTGCAGCAGCAAGAATCATGTTTCCGCGGATGTCGCCTGAAGCTTCAGGTTGACGTGCGATAGATTCAAGTGCGGAACCACCGATACGGCCGATACCGATACCGGCGCCGATGGCAGCAAGACCAGCTCCAACAGCAGCAAGACCGTAGCCCATTCCGATGTTTTCGGCAGCTGCCTGAAGTAAGATGTTTGATAACATTGTGATTTGTATTTAAGGTAAGTAATTAATTTTCAGTTAATGATGATGGTCTTCTATAGCAGCTCCAATGTACACCGCACTTAACATGGTGAATACATAGGCTTGTAAGAAGGCCACCAGTAATTCCAATACCGTCATGAATACGGTGAAGACTAATGTGAGAGGAGAAACTGCAAATCCTACTCCGACTCCATTTTGTCCAAAGATGAAGATCAAACTGAAGAAGGCCAGTGCGATGATATGTCCTGCAGTAATGTTCGCAAAAAGTCGAATCATCAATACAAAGGGACGTAAGAATACTCCGAGAATTTCAATAGGTGTCAATAACACCAACACTCCTTTTGGCACACCGGGCATCATGAATACGTGCTCCCAGTAATTCTTGTTGGCATTCACTGTTACAATGATAAAAGTAAAAACCGCTAAGGTCAATGCTACACTGATGCTTCCCGTTAAGTTCGCTCCGAATGGAAATACCGGAATCAATCCCATCAAGTTGGCAATCCAAATGAAGAAGAATACGGTTAACAAGTAGGGTAAATATTTCTCGTACTTATGACCAATACTCGGCTTAATCAAATCATCTCTGACAAACATGATGATGGGCTCCATCGCATTTTGCAATCCTGTTGGAGCAAGACCTTTGCGCTTACGCGTATAAGCACCCGCGATATTGGTAAAGATCAACAACATCAATGCACAGCAAATAAATATTGAGGCCACATTCTTGGTTATGGAAATATCAAATATCGTTGCCGTCACTGCATCATTGATTGTAGCATGGTGTGCATCTATCTCTCCCATCTCATCTACAGCAACCACTTTCTGGCCTTTCAACATATAACCATTATAGGTTTTATGCCCGTGATCAAAACGTGAACTGCTAAACATCGCGAAACCGCGTTCAGAAGAATAAAGAATTATAGGAAGCGGAATTTCAGTATGACCCCAAAGATGCCACCCATGGGCATCGGCCACGTGTTCCATGATGATCTTTCCGGCATTCAGTTTTTCTTCCCCATGACTTGCATCCACATGAGCTTCAGCAACATGACCATCTGCACCGGCTACCACCGCGGCACTGTGATGTTCATTTTCAGGAAGTTGATTATGGGTAGAGTCCTGGGCAACATTTATCGAGAAGATCAATGTGAACACCAAAAAGGTCAGGACCGAGAATATAGCTAAACGTTTGTTTTTCAACATGATAGGCGCACCTATGGGTTATTGAGGTCGCAAAGGTAGATAAAAACGGAATATCTGAAACAGGAGAGATGAAATATCAGTCAGAAGTTGGGGATTTCTCGCCATTCCTTGTTGAATTGGATACCACCAAAAACAAATCGATTTCATTAAATATAATAAGCATAAACGCAGCATAAATTACCTTATTCAAAATTCATAATAATCTGTTTTTCAATTATTTTTATCTACAATTAATAATTATCTCAATTTAATAAAGTATTTATTATATTATAGTACTTTATTTATTATATTAAACTGAACTAATTTTTAAAAATCATCGTATATTTGCTACATGGAATATCTCCGGACACTTTTAAATACCCTGAAAAACAGGGTGGAAGAGCCGCGCAGATTTATTCAGGTTTTGGCAGGTCCAAGACAAGTGGGTAAAACCACGCTGGTACGCAAGCTCTCCACCATTCTGGATTTCCCCTGTTTGTATTGTTCGGGAGATGAGGCTCCGGGATATCAGCCGGGTCTTTGGCTCGACCAGCAATGGGAAGCTATCCGATCAGAGATTGCCAAGAGCGGTGCAGACGAGGGTTTGCTGATCATTGACGAGGTGCATAAAATTCCGGATTGGAGTGGTCAGGTGAAGAAGCATTGGGATAGAGATACGCATCAGCAAACACCGGTTAAAGTAATACTATTGGGTTCGGCGCAGATGCTGGTACAGAAAGGACTTACGGATTCACTCGCCGGACGCTTTGAGCGGATTTACGTTCCGCAATGGTCGCTGCAGGAGATGCAGGACGCCTTCGGTTTCACAGTAGATGAGTACCTCTGGTATGGCGGATATCCGGGAGGCGCGGCGCTGATTCACGACGAAAACCGCTGGAAACAATATATCCGTGAATCGATTATTCGTACCGCACTACAGCAGGATATACTCTCCGTCACCCGCATTGATAAACCTGCTTTAATGGCTCAGGTCTTTGAATTATCCTGCATGCATAGCGGACAAATTATTTCCCTTCAAAAACTAGCCGGACAATTACAGGATGCCGGAAATGTTACTACGGTAGCCTGGTATCTGGAGCTGTTGTCGGATGCAGGTTTCATCACCGGTTTACAGAAATATGCCGGTAACGCGATTCGAAAACGATCGTCGCCGCCTAAGTTACAGGTCCATGACAACGCATTGATGACCGCTTTACTTCCCTATACGTTTGAAGAAGCCAAGGCGGATCGCTCGCTCTGGGGACGCATCACGGAGTCTGCAGTCGGAACACACTTGCTGCGTCTTCACCGCGATGAACAGGCAACCTTGCATTATTGGCGCGAAGGAGGCAACGAAGTAGATTTTGTATCGGCTATGGGCGAACGGTTAACGGCCATTGAAGTAAAAAGCGGCGAGAAAACGGGTATTCAGAAAGGACTGGAGGTTTTCGGTAAGTCCTATCCGTTAGCCAAACGAATCCTGCTGGACAAGTCCTCTGCAACCACGTGGGAAGCAGCCATGCGGTGGAAGACGATTCGGGCGATGTTGTAGTGACAGGTCGCGACCTGTCACCATGATACGACCACGATGATGTTGACCGCGATGATGTGATGATGGTGACCGCGATGATGTGATGATGGTGATCGCGATGATGGGATGATGGTGACCGCGATGATGGTGACAGGTCGCGACCGGTCACTACTTACATTTTAACAAATTTCACACTATTCGTTACTCCATTAACGTTATATCGTATGAAATACACACCTGAATTCAAATCACCAACATCGAATTTGAATTGCTTGAAACATTTCCCATGATAAAGATCCTTCAGTTTCTTACCATATAGATTATAAAGTTCAAGTTTGAGTGTCTCATTTCCTACATTCATTGTTTCCACAATTAATTCCTGCGTTACGGGATTTGGGAAAACACCTAAATTTATTTGTGGAGAGCTATCCTCTATTCCGGTGGGAGTCACCACTCGTGTATAAATCGTATTTGTAACGACAGCTTCATTGAAATCAAAATAAATCAATGCCATGTTTCGGACATAGTTGGTCGTCCACAATTTCTCCTTGGGTAAAATTTTATACCTTACGAAGCCATGACTCGCCGGTTCATTGGTATTGCTGTCGGCAAGCAAGATGTTTTCATGTCTAAACTCAATTGCTTTTCCATAAGCAACATAATTTACTATCACAGGGTGTGACGATGAAATCATATCGAAGGTATTCAGGTAAAAATCAAGTGTATCAATGGGATTAATAATTTTCACTGTAAATGCGGTATCGGTTCCTGTATTTTGGAACCGGATGAGGTATTCCAAAAAAGGAGTATTTGGAAACAGCGTGGAGAGCAGCGTATCCTTATCCACTAATATATCATTCGGGTCATAACTTCCGGTCACTGTGACTTCCCAGGTAGCATTGTTATTACTGGGGTCTGCATCGTTTGACAGCGGTGATATTTGAACGTAAGAGTTTAAAATAGTTCCAAGAGGAATAGTTGTGGAAAGATTTACCACAACTGATATCTGCCCTTTTTGAAAAGGAGATAAGGCAGGAAGATTCCACACAATGGAATCGTTATAAATAGTTGCCGGTGTAATGCTTGAGGATATATAATTAACAAAGGGAAATAAATGAAACACGATGTTAGGAGTTAGAACAGTAGTTCCGACATTTTCATAATTGATCATATAACTTCCATTAAAGCCCGGACGAAATGGCGTTTGAGGAGTAATACTTATTCGTAAATCATCGGTAGTACTGATGGGCTGAAATGCGAAATCCTTGAGTGAATCTATTTGCTGAAATTGCGCAAGATTCACATTGTACGAGAGGGGAAATGGGGAATAATAGTTCAAAATGGCCGGCGAAATAACATAACTGCCGCTATCAAAAATCGGTAATGAATATTTACCATCCGCGCCTGTATAAGTAAAATAGGAGGTATTTATTCCACTTACCTTCAAAAAGTTCAATGCTGTTTCGAGGGAATCCTTAATTTGATTTCCATTTAAATCAATATACGCCTTTCCTGTTACATGATTGAAGTTTTCTGTCAATTTGACAACCCATAAATCAAACTGTCCTCTACAATTCTCTGTTTTATCACCAAAAATATTCGAATTTGAATTGCCACCGCATAGAAAAGATCCATCAGGTAATCCAGAAATCACTGTGTTCTCATCCAATAGATTCCCTAGTAAAGTGTTTTGCCATATTACATTTCCTACACTATCCAATTTTAAAACCCAATAATCGAAAGAACCATAACTATTTTCAGTCTTATCACCGCTAGGGATGGAATTGGAAGAAAGACCACAAAAGTAACCACCATTCGGTGCCAAAGCCATTGCTCCGAAATAATCATCAAAAATACCTCCAATAGTTTCTTGCCATTCAATGCCTCCAAGACTATCAAGTTTTACAATCCAGCCGTCACTCGAGCCATTTGTATCTTCATTTTTATCAAAAGAAATATCTGAAAGTGATGATCCCCCACAAATGAATCCTCCGGATGGCAATGCTATAAAAGAAATTAACTTATCTGAATTTGAGCCCCCAATAGTATTTTGCCATTGAATACCTCCTATACTATCTAATTTAACTATCCAATAATCCTCATCGCCAAAACAAATCTCGGATTTATCACCACCCACATTAGATGTAGAATAACCACCACAAATATACCCACCATCTGAAGTAGTAGCCAATGAAACCAAAACATCGAGTCCGGTACCTCCAATCGTTTTATCCCAAAGTATATCTCCGGTACTATCCATTTTCACAAGCCAGTAATCATAACTTCCTTTGCAGTTTTCTGATTTATCTCCGGAAATATTCGAAAGAGAGACGCCTCCACAAATATATCCTCCGTCTAATGTTAATGCTATTGAATATAATTTATCAACATTAGTTCCGCCAATTGTATGCTGCCATTCAATATTACCAATATTATCAAGTTTTAAGACCCAATAATCACTCAGTCCTATACTGTTCTCCGATTTATCCCCTGATCCGTCTGAAACAGAATGTCCGCTACATATAAATCCACCATCAGGTGTATTTAAAATAGATGTTAAACTATCATCTCCAAATCCACCTATAGTGTTCTGCCATTGTATCAGACCTGTGCTGTCTAGTTTAATGACCCAATAATCACTTCCTCCAACTCTTATTTCTGTTTTTTCTCCACCAATATTAGAACTGGAATTCCCACCTAATAGATAGCCTCCATCAGGTGTTATAATTATTGATCTTAATCTATCCGACTCAAAACCTCCAATCGTTCTCTGCCACTCTATCTCCTGAGCAGAAACAGACGAAACAATCAATATATAAAATAATAACAACTTAAAACAAATTCGCTTCTTCATGATAACATTCAATTTACATTTTAACAAACTTCACACTCTTCGTTACTCCATCCACGTTATACTGCAATAAATACATCCCGGCATTCAATCCGGTGAGATCAAATTTTCCTTTCCAGATGGCATTTCCGATTCGGTCATGATAAAGTGCTCTTGTCTTTTGACCGTAAAGGTTAAATAAATCGACAATGATACTCTTACCGGCAGGACCAACTATTTCAACAAAGAGCTCATTGGTGGCGGGGTTGGGATATAATTTAATCTCCGTGTTCTTTTCTACATAATTAATCCCTGTCGGTGTAACAATTTTCGTTTCTACCGCATTCGTAATCACCGGTTCGTTAAAATCAAAATATATGGCGGCGAAGTTTTTAATGGTATCCCCCGGCTGTAAATTCGATTTCGGTTTGATGCGATACCGTACGAACCCGTGACTTGCCGGTTCATTCACATTGCTATCGGGAAGGAAAATGTTGTTGAACAAAAATTCCATGTTGCGCTCGTGATAAATGAAACGCATATCCATGGGATGGGATGTTGCAACAAATTCAAGTGTATTCAAATCCAGTTTAAAAGTATCTATTGGGTTCAGAATTTTTACAGTAAAGGCAGTGTCAGTACCGGTGTTTTGAAAGCGGATGAGATACTCCAGATAAGGAGGATTTGGAAAAACGGTGGAGAATAAAGTATCCTGATCGACCAAAATATCATTGGGATCAAAACTTCCGGTTACCGTAACTTCCCAGGTGGCGTTATTACAGCTTGGATTGAAATCATTGTCTATCGGACGAATTTGAGCATATGAATTAAGAATACTTCCAATAGGAATGGAAGGGCTAAGGTTAACTGTTACTAAAATTTGTGTCTGTTGAAAAGGAGTGAAATTCACTTGATTCCAAACTACAGAATCCGGATACACTGCTGAGGGTGGAACACTGGCTGAAACGAAACTAACATTCGGGTAGAGGTGAAAAACGATAGTAGGGTTTTGAGTAGTGGTTCCCACATTTTCACAATTCAGCATATAGCTTCCGTTGAAGCCGGGACGAAATGGACCAAGCGGAGAAATGTTCATACAAAGGTCGTCGAAATTCCCTGCCGGCTGGTAGGCGAAATCATTTAGGGAATCAGTTTGCAAAATAACGGTAAAGTTTGCAGTGTGTACTAATGGATTTGGGTAATAATACGGAATGTAATTAGCTGGGACTGATATGATACTGTCCGGTATCAAAAATTGCAAGTGAATAATTGCCGGAGAAATTGGTAAAGGAAATTCGTCCGGTAGTTGATTCGGTAATTTTAAGACCGTCGATGGTATTCTCTCCTGCGGTATAAGCACTATCTAAATTGATATCAGTAAAAACTTTTCCATTGATAAGATTACTGTTGGCATTTATCTTTAAAATCCAGTTATCTCCTAAACCCAAACTAGGGCTTGTCTTATCTCCGGAATATTCGGAACCACTTTTTCCTCCAATTACAACAGAACCATCATTTTTAATCAACTGCGCTGTAAGTTTGTCATAGTTTGTTCCACCGATTGTATTTTGCCATATGGTATTCCCGACTGAGTCAATCTTGATCACCCAAAAATCACCATACCCGTAGTTCATTTCAGTCTTATCACCTGAAATCTCGGATACAGAAAATCCGCCACAAATAAAACCTCCATCCGGTGTTTGTACGATAGAATTAAGTTCATCATAATCTTGACCACCAATTGTTCTTTGCCATTGAATATTTCCATTCTGACTAAGTTTAACGATCCAGTAATCATAATGGCCTCTACAATTTTCTGTTTTAGTACCAGAAATATTTGAAATTGAAAAACCGGCACAAATATAACCGCCATCATTTGTTTGTTCAATACTAGCTAAATTATCCACCGAATTCCCGCCTATTGTGTTTTGCCATAGAATATTTCCTTGTAAATCGAGTTTTAAAACCCAATAATCCCATCCCAATGCCATTTCAATTTTGTCGCCAGAAGTATGTGATCTTAAGAGTTTCCAAAATTATCAAGCAACATTTCCATTATGAAATTGAGGTTAAGTGATCGTCTAAACCACCTCCAATGGTTTTTTGCCAAACTATATTACCCAAGGTATCAAGTTCAAGGATCCAGTAATCAAAACCACCTTTGCAACTATCCAACTTATCACCATCTAATCTTGAATTAGATCTTCCAGCAAAAAACACCATCCTCCAGTTTTAGTTAAGGTCCTACATTCTATCATAACCACTACCACCAATAGTATTTTGCCATAAAATATTACCAAGGGAGTCCAGTTTTACGATCCAATAATCATACGATGCATTCTTACAATTTTCATTCTTGTCGCCGGAACTATCAGAATCAGAATACCCGCCACATAACACTCCGTTGTCATTTGTTTCAAGAACAGTGGTTAAGTAATCATCAGAATTACCCCCAATCGTTTTCTCCCACTTAAAATTACCTATGGAATCTAATCTAACTATCCTATAATCCCAGTTCCCAAGAATTTTCAGAGACTACTAATCTTTGAATCTAGAATACCCCCCGCAATTACATCTCCACTTTTAAAGTGAGTTCTATAGTTTTAATTCATCAATATAAGCGCATGCATAGTATTCTGCCACACAATCTCTTGTGCACCGGCAGAAGAAACAATAAACCAACATACAACTATCAACTTAAAACAAAATCGATCTACCATGATATCAGTAATTAATAAAATTTACATTTTAACAAACTTCACACTCTTCGTTACTCCATCCACGTTATACTGCAATAAATACATCCCGGCATTCAATCCGGTGAGATCAAATTTTCCTTTCCAGATGGCATTTCCGATACGGTCATAATAAAGTGATCTTGTCTTTTGACCGTAAAGGTTAAATAAATCAATGCTGAAACTCTTTCCGGCAGGACCAACTATTTCAACAAAGAGTTCATTGGTGGCGGGGTTGGGATATAATTTAATCTCCGTGTTCTTCTCTATAAAATTAATTCCTGTCGGAGTCACAATCTTCGTCATCGCTGTATTCGTTATCACCGGTTCATTAAAATCAAAATAGATGGCGGCGAAGTTTTTAATGGTATCACCCGACTGTAAATTCGATTTCGGTTTGATGCGATACCGTACGAACCCGTGACTAGCCGGTTCATTCACATTGCTATCGGGAAGTAAAATGTTATTGAACAAAAATTCCATATTGCGTTCGTGGTAGATGAAACGCATATCCATGGGATGGGATGCCGCAACAAATTCGAGTGTATTCAAGTCCAGTTTAAAAGTATCTATTGGGTTCAGGATTTTTACGGTGAAGGCGGTGTCGGTACCGGTGTTTTGAAAGCGAATGAGATACTCCAGAAATGGAGGATTTGGAATAACGGTGGAGAATAAGGTATCCTGATCCACTAAGATATCATTGGGGTCCATACTGCCAGAGACGGTGACTTCCCAGGTAGCGTTGTTACAACTTGGATTGAAATCATTGTCTATCGGACGAATTTGGGCGTAGGAATTCAGAATACTTCCAATAGAAGTGGAAGGGCTAAGATTCACTGTAACCATTATCTGACCCTGTTTAAAAGGACTTAAAGCACCAAGATTCCACACCACAGAATCAGGATACACTGCTGAAGGTGGGACACTCGCTGAAACAAAACTAACGTTCGGGTAGAGGTGAAAAACGATAGTAGGATTTTGAGTAGTGGTTCCAACATTTTCGTAATTCAACATATAGCTTCCATTGAAGCCGGGGCGGAATTGTCCTATTGGAGTGATGGACATACAGAGGTCGTCGAATATACCAGCTGTACTTATTGCAAAATCGTTTAATGAATCGACTAGATTGGGTAAATAAAAAGTTGCTTTATGTGAAGGTGGAGCCAAATTAAAAAATAAGGTAATCACAACAGGAAAAAAATTGCAAGAATCAGGAGTAATCATATAAAAATTAAAATATCCATTTGAATTTGTGTAGAATGCTCTATTGTCACAGCTCTTTACTAATTTTTGATTCTGAACAACCATTTCATTTGAATCCAATAAACTATTCAAATTATTATCAACGAACATAGTACCATTTACTCTACTTGCATCGCCTCCTTCAATTTCAATTAACCAAAGATCAGTCCATCCTTTTAACGGTAATGAAACATCTCCAGAAACAGAAGACCAACTTGTTCCCGCGCAAAAAATATTGCCATTCTTACTCACCTTTACAGAATAAAGTTCATCGTGCTGATCTCCACCAATAATGTTTTGCCAAATAATTTCTCCTACAGAATCCAATCGCACCACCCAAAAATCTCGTGCTCCATATGAGCTTTCATATTTGTTTCCAGATAAAGGAGAATCGGAATAAATTCCACAAATTATATCACCATTTTGAGTCAAATCCAGGCTTTTTAAATTATCCACATTAGCTCCGCCGATTGATTGGTCCCAAACAACATTAAAATTGGAGTCCAACTTAATAATCCAAGTATCCCGTGAACCATAAAATGGGCTTGTTCTATCAAATGAGATAGGAGAATTACTCAGTCCGCCACAAATTAGTCCATTATCTTTGGTAAGTATCATATCGTATAATTCATCTGAACCTGAACCGCCATATACATATTGGTCAATAATACTTCCCAATGAATCTAATTTTACAATCCAAAAATCAGGTCCTCCGTTTCCCGATAAAGTTTTATTTCCTGAAGCACCACCACCACCAGTTAACCCACAAAGGATATTACCATCTGGTAATTCAATAAGTTCAAATAAATAATCCCATGATGTTGTTCCAAGATCAATCTGCCATTCTATAATTCCAACTGAAGAAAGTTTAACCACCCAGCCATCATTAAATCCAAATACATTTTCTGATTTATTTCCAGAAATGCCTGAAAAAGTATAACCACCACAAATACACCCCCCGTCACTTGTTGCTGAAATTGCATATAGTTCTTCATCACTACTACCACCCAAAGTCTGATCCCATAAAAAGTTACCTGCGGAGTCAAGTTTAACCACCCACATATCTTGTCCTCCATAATTAACTGTAAACTTCGACCCGCCAATAGATGATTTACTTGAACCACCACAAAAAATACTTCCATCATTTGCTATACTCACTTTTTCAAGTATGTCGACATCAATGCCGCCAAAATCCTTTTGCCATAAAATATTACCTGCCGAATCTATTTTAATAATCCAATAATCAAAACTTCCATAACCTCCAACAGTCTTGTCACCAATAATAGCTGATGTTCCTGTACACCCTAAAATCCAATTGCCTAATTGATCACAACCGACATCTTTAATCAGCTCCGAAGTAGACGTACCATATCTTTTCTGCCACACTATCTCCTGCGCAGAAACACTTGCAGTTAAAAATTGGCATATGATTAAAAAAAGTCCGAATACAGGTTTCATGATAATTAAAATTTAGGTCAATCAAATGTACGATTATTTCCTAAATAACAAAATCATGGGACATGGTGTATCGTAATGACAGGTCGCGACCTGTCATTACAACGATGTGACCGCGATGATGTGATGATGGTGACAGGTCGCGACCTGTCATTACATCATCCCCCCGCCAGCAGAGCCCGCTCATTTTGCAACAGACACATCTGGATCTGGATGAGGCCGTTGAGAGCGTCGGTGGAAGTAAGCTGGTACATGTCGATGACACTGGATTGAAGAGGTAAAAGTTTATCTCCGATGACGGATTTATTCTCTTCGTTGTAGCGGGCCACACTTTCACGAAGTGCGGTTATTTTCTGTTGCATGGTGGCATCTTCATTCATGTATTTGTCGATGCGTCCGTCGCCGAGCCAGATATCCTTGCTTTCAAAATCTTCGCCAATGGTATTCAGGCCGGTTTCCCATTGGATGATGTTGGTTTTAATGTCTTCGCAGAGTAAAGACACGTCACGACCTGTCCTTACATGCGTGCTGATCACGGTTGATAGTTGATGGGTGTCCTTACTCAGAGATTGCTGCAACAGGCGCTCTTCATTGTCCAGTATCCTTTCATTACGGATATAGTCCCTGGTGGCCTGTATACCCATCATTCGTGAGCCATGCGGACTACGTACCAGCGTAAGAAATAATCCACAGCCGGTGATGATCAGGAGAGAAGAAATGGTCGTGTTTACTTTCGTTTCGGGATTACGGATACCTGTGAAGAAATAAACCGGAAGGAAGACGATCAACAGGAGCATCATGGAGATCATGGCCATCATATTTGCTCCGGGCCAGAACATGATTTTGAAAAGGATGCCCATGCTGAGCAGAATCGCGCTCAAGGCACCGAGGCCAATCAGTACTTTGTCTTTCGTTTCGCTCTTCTCTTTAATTTTCAAAAGAAATAA of the Bacteroidota bacterium genome contains:
- a CDS encoding T9SS type A sorting domain-containing protein, with the translated sequence MKKRICFKLLLFYILIVSSVSAQEIEWQRTIGGFESDRLRSIIITPDGGYLLGGNSSSNIGGEKTEIRVGGSDYWVIKLDSTGLIQWQNTIGGFGDDSLTSILNTPDGGFICSGHSVSDGSGDKSENSIGLSDYWVLKLDNIGNIEWQHTIGGTNVDKLYSIALTLDGGYICGGVSLSNISGDKSENCKGSYDYWLVKMDSTGDILWDKTIGGTGLDVLVSLATTSDGGYICGGYSTSNVGGDKSEICFGDEDYWIVKLDSIGGIQWQNTIGGSNSDKLISFIALPSGGFICGGSSLSDISFDKNEDTNGSSDGWIVKLDSLGGIEWQETIGGIFDDYFGAMALAPNGGYFCGLSSNSIPSGDKTENSYGSFDYWVLKLDSVGNVIWQNTLLGNLLDENTVISGLPDGSFLCGGNSNSNIFGDKTENCRGQFDLWVVKLTENFNHVTGKAYIDLNGNQIKDSLETALNFLKVSGINTSYFTYTGADGKYSLPIFDSGSYVISPAILNYYSPFPLSYNVNLAQFQQIDSLKDFAFQPISTTDDLRISITPQTPFRPGFNGSYMINYENVGTTVLTPNIVFHLFPFVNYISSSITPATIYNDSIVWNLPALSPFQKGQISVVVNLSTTIPLGTILNSYVQISPLSNDADPSNNNATWEVTVTGSYDPNDILVDKDTLLSTLFPNTPFLEYLIRFQNTGTDTAFTVKIINPIDTLDFYLNTFDMISSSHPVIVNYVAYGKAIEFRHENILLADSNTNEPASHGFVRYKILPKEKLWTTNYVRNMALIYFDFNEAVVTNTIYTRVVTPTGIEDSSPQINLGVFPNPVTQELIVETMNVGNETLKLELYNLYGKKLKDLYHGKCFKQFKFDVGDLNSGVYFIRYNVNGVTNSVKFVKM
- a CDS encoding F0F1 ATP synthase subunit B, which codes for MELVKPEFGLIFWMSISFLIVVFLMRKFAWGPILSSLKERETSIEEALNAAKKAKEDVANLKAENERILQEARNERDLILKEARETKDMIVNEARSKAQTEGDRMITIAREAITNEKLAAITELKNQVATLSIEIAEKVIRQQLSNDDKQKALVQEMLKDVKMN
- a CDS encoding ATP-binding protein; translated protein: MEYLRTLLNTLKNRVEEPRRFIQVLAGPRQVGKTTLVRKLSTILDFPCLYCSGDEAPGYQPGLWLDQQWEAIRSEIAKSGADEGLLIIDEVHKIPDWSGQVKKHWDRDTHQQTPVKVILLGSAQMLVQKGLTDSLAGRFERIYVPQWSLQEMQDAFGFTVDEYLWYGGYPGGAALIHDENRWKQYIRESIIRTALQQDILSVTRIDKPALMAQVFELSCMHSGQIISLQKLAGQLQDAGNVTTVAWYLELLSDAGFITGLQKYAGNAIRKRSSPPKLQVHDNALMTALLPYTFEEAKADRSLWGRITESAVGTHLLRLHRDEQATLHYWREGGNEVDFVSAMGERLTAIEVKSGEKTGIQKGLEVFGKSYPLAKRILLDKSSATTWEAAMRWKTIRAML
- the atpB gene encoding F0F1 ATP synthase subunit A translates to MLKNKRLAIFSVLTFLVFTLIFSINVAQDSTHNQLPENEHHSAAVVAGADGHVAEAHVDASHGEEKLNAGKIIMEHVADAHGWHLWGHTEIPLPIILYSSERGFAMFSSSRFDHGHKTYNGYMLKGQKVVAVDEMGEIDAHHATINDAVTATIFDISITKNVASIFICCALMLLIFTNIAGAYTRKRKGLAPTGLQNAMEPIIMFVRDDLIKPSIGHKYEKYLPYLLTVFFFIWIANLMGLIPVFPFGANLTGSISVALTLAVFTFIIVTVNANKNYWEHVFMMPGVPKGVLVLLTPIEILGVFLRPFVLMIRLFANITAGHIIALAFFSLIFIFGQNGVGVGFAVSPLTLVFTVFMTVLELLVAFLQAYVFTMLSAVYIGAAIEDHHH
- the atpH gene encoding ATP synthase F1 subunit delta, translating into MADSKVARRYAKSLLGLAQERKIADKVYEDMQLITATCDSSRDLFTLLRNPIVNTDKKDAIIKAIFGARIDALSLAFINIITRKGREFYLYDIAAEFIQLYKNSKGILTVHVTTATKIDAALRDQILAKVNLNKDQSIEIVEKLDPSLIGGFILRVGDKQFDTSVSKKLKQLKNEFDDNLYVKEF
- the atpE gene encoding ATP synthase F0 subunit C, encoding MLSNILLQAAAENIGMGYGLAAVGAGLAAIGAGIGIGRIGGSALESIARQPEASGDIRGNMILAAALVEGAAFFAMVIGLLAILTK